The Rhododendron vialii isolate Sample 1 chromosome 3a, ASM3025357v1 nucleotide sequence TGAACCATTTTTCTGTTGAACAGCCCCATCAACATTAAATTTTACCACATCAGCAAGAGGTGGTCGCCACATAGGAACACTCCCAGAAGTAGCCAAGCTTCGGAGAGAATGACCAATAACTTGGACAGCTTTAAATTCAGAACAAAGGGTTGAGGCCTTGTCCAGAATCATAGAACCATCCCAGTTAAGGCCATCAAAATGCACTAGATTTCGAGTTTTCCAAATGAACCAGCAAATAGAAGCACAAAAAGCACCCATATCCACCGATGCATCAGACGCAAGAGAATTATGTGGGAAGGAATACCACCAATCTATAAAGTTGAACGAGTTCCACATAGAAGAAACCACAGAACTAAGCGGCGAATCAAGCCACACCGCTCTCGATAGCTTGCATTGGAAAAGCAAGTGTTCTAGCGTTTCGTAACTGGTCTTACATCAAGGGCAGAAGGGAAGAATATCAATACCTTTACAATTTAAATTAGCAAAAACAGCAATAGCATTATGGGAACACCTCCACAGAAACATCTTGATTTTGTTAAGGATCGGGAGAGACCATAAACTTTTCCAGAAAGAGTCGGAAGGAATGCCCAAACTGGACTCACCACGTTCTCGAGAGTGCTGCGGCGAGACGCATTGTTTAGCCAAACGATAAGCTGATTTCACTGAAAAAGACCCATTGTTGGTGTAGTGCCATAAACCTTTATCGCCACAGCCTTGTGAACTAATTGGGATTGACAGGATTGAGTCCACATCTGACTCCGAAAAGAGATCTTTAATCAGTGAAACGTTCCAGCTATGGGAAAAGTTAATGATAAGATCCGAGACAAGATGAATATGACTAAGTGGGGAAGCGGTTGGTGGGGGAGGGCTAAGCACCTTAAAAGAGATCTCGGAAGCCAGGGATCGCACCAAACATCAATAGAAGAACCATCTCTCACATTCCATCTCCAACCCTTACGAAGGATAGCTCTACCTGCCAGAATGCTGCGCCACGCCCAAGAAGCAGAGCTTGGGCAAGAAGCTTCCCAAAATGTTCTATTATAAAAATACTTGCCCTTAAAAAGTGATAGGAATAAGGAAGGGGGACCTTGTAAAAGACGCCAGCCCTATTTTTCAAAGAAGGCAAGATTGAAAGCATAGAGATCGCGAAAGCCAAGCCCACCATCAGCTTTATTATCACAGAGCTTGTTCCAACTAACCCAGTTAATTTTGTTCTCCCCTTCCTTAGAACCCCACCAGAATTTACGAATAGCACAGCAAATATCCTTGCAAACCCGTTTAGGGAAGAGAAAACACTGCATCACATAATTGGGCATAGTTAATGCCACCAACTTGATCAGAACTTCCTTTCCTGCCATATTGAGAGTAGAATCTTTCCAGTTTTGAAGCCTATTAAAGACTCGGTCTTTAACGTACTTAAACACCTCTGTCTTGGATTTACCAATGATGGAAGGTAAGCCCAAGTATTTGCCACCTTGAATTTCACATGTAATATTAAGAGAGTTAGAAATACCTTCCTTCACATTACTAGGGGCGTTTGGACTGAAAAATAAGGACGATTTATCCCTATTCACCAATTGTCCTGACGTCGCCTCATATTTTTGCAGAACCTCATTACTAGCATGATAGCCCGAAGCAGTAGCCTCCCAAAAAAGTACTGAGTCATCGACGAAGAATAAATGAGAGATTGATGGGCAGAATTGCCCAATTTTAACACCATGGAGAGTACCAGCTGAATCCACTGACTGAAGTAAGTAGTGGAAACCTTCTgcacataatataaataagaAAGGAGATAATGGGCAGCCCTGTCTAATTCCTCTAGATGGGAGAAAAGGTCCCCTTTCTCACCATTGATAACTGTAGCAAACGAAACCGTGGAAACACAGGACATGACCCATTGAATCCACTGGTCGGCGAATCCAAATTTACAAAGGACCGCCTCTAAATACGACCATTCAATTCGATCAAAAGCCTTCGCCATATCAAGTTTCAAAGCCACCCACCCGGTTTTACCATGCCGCCTATTCTTCAAAGAGTGCATCAGCTCATGAGCAATAAGGATACTATTCGATATTTGACGACCCTCAATAATAGCACTCTGATTTTCTGAGATTATGAGAGGGAGGATGGGCTTAAGACAGTTGGCTAAGATTTTTGTATTGATCTTGTAAGATATAGTACAAAGGCTAATCGGGCGGAACTGGCTGGGCTTAGTAGGGCATCTCACTTTGGGGATAAGAGTGATTAAGGTTTGTTTATACTCCATAACATGTTAGAGGAATGGAAAAAGCTTTTCATAGCGGCAATAACATCATCCCCCATAGTCGACCAATAAGATTGAAAGAAGAGAGGGGTCATACCATCGACACCAGGGGCTTTAGTCGGGCCCATACCCTTTAAAGCAGAAAGAATTTCGGAATCTGTAACGGGTCGGACAAGGGAATGGTTCATAGCAGCAGAAATCTTGTGAGGGATGACCTCCACAGTATCATGCATTTGGAGATTAGGGCCGGCCGTGAAGATACCTGAGAAGAAACGTTGGAATTCTGTTTTTACTTCCTGAGGGTCACTTGTCCAGTTACCATTATCCACCTCAATACCAGAAATACGATTACAGGCCCTTTGCTGCATAACCGAAGCATGAAAAAATTTCGTATTCTTATCCCCATTATCCATTCAAATATAAAAGTACAATTATTTGTTCgttagaataatgaaaatattCTGATTGATTATAGTTGATAGAATCGATTGTAATTGATTAGGATCAAGGATTTGATTATTTTTCCATAGtataagatttgattttgtttccataTTTTAGGATTCCACTATTATATTAATACAAGAGCCTATGTACATTTTAtatcgaattcaataaaacATTTATTCTCTTATATTTAACGGTTCCACCAACAGATTTTTATATTCTTCTGCTGTGACTAATGTGcggattacaaaaaaaaaaaaccgtctaTACGTACAAAATGGATACCGATGGGGTATCAACGGACACGATCGAGAGGCTCACTCCGATTCCCGCACAgataattcgagccgtttaataattaaaaaaattcgagTCAGTACgccaaaaatcaattcaatccgaTATATGTATGTTCTCTAACTAATCTTccacttttcatttagattacAAGATCCTgaaatttgaattaaaaaaaatgaaagattaaattaagcacctacacatat carries:
- the LOC131321248 gene encoding uncharacterized protein LOC131321248, with protein sequence MDNGDKNTKFFHASVMQQRACNRISGIEVDNGNWTSDPQEVKTEFQRFFSGIFTAGPNLQMHDTVEVIPHKISAAMNHSLVRPVTDSEILSALKGMGPTKAPGVDENQSAIIEGRQISNSILIAHELMHSLKNRRHGKTGWVALKLDMAKAFDRIEWSYLEAVLCKFGFADQWIQWVMSCVSTVSFATVINEGFHYLLQSVDSAGTLHGVKIGQFCPSISHLFFVDDSVLFWEATASGYHASNEVLQKYEATSGQLVNRDKSSLFFSPNAPSNVKEGISNSLNITCEIQGGKYLGLPSIIGKSKTEVFKYVKDRVFNRLQNWKDSTLNMAGKEVLIKLVALTMPNYVMQCFLFPKRVCKDICCAIRKFWWGSKEGENKINWGWRLLQGPPSLFLSLFKGKYFYNRTFWEASCPSSASWAWRSILAGRAILRKGWRWNVRDGSSIDVWCDPWLPRSLLSWNVSLIKDLFSESDVDSILSIPISSQGCGDKGLWHYTNNGSFSVKSAYRLAKQCVSPQHSRERGESSLGIPSDSFWKSLWSLPILNKIKMFLWRCSHNAIAVFANLNYWWYSFPHNSLASDASVDMGAFCASICWFIWKTRNLVHFDGLNWDGSMILDKASTLCSEFKAVQVIGHSLRSLATSGSVPMWRPPLADVVKFNVDGAVQQKNGSVGIGIVARDHMGQIVGILATSFPGLLSPKVVEVLAFLEALVFTANRGLSNFVVEGDSLEVVQALTQSEKSFADCSSILLDCLVLLPLFSSCSFVNVNRSCNRVAYSLAKRSLLGISLENWGVS